A window from Erythrolamprus reginae isolate rEryReg1 chromosome 9, rEryReg1.hap1, whole genome shotgun sequence encodes these proteins:
- the LOC139172417 gene encoding deoxyribonuclease-1-like 2 isoform X1, translating into MSCPRFTPPFWGHSGGPSAGPVWPKGEGGGWPLPLTGCVGGNGRSNRQPLRLDPTALSSPPGIGMRRAALLAAVALVLRAASALKICTFNIRSFGDTKLSDESISKTIVKILSRYNLVLVQEVRDADLSAVQELLERLNRASKHSYDYVASESLGRENYKEMYLFLYRTKSFSLVDQHQYPNPDSTFSRPPFIVKVAAAGSRNELVLVPLHTPPTEAVAEIDALYDVYLEIIDKWQTDNIMFLGDFNADCSYVGKKDWSSIRLRTSQVFHWLISDDMDTTVGNSDCAYDRIVVSGSKLRKWIVPRSAKVFDFPKAFKLTQEEALAVSDHFPVEVELTSP; encoded by the exons ATGAGTTGTCCAAGATTCACCCCCCCGTTCTGGGGACATTCAGGGGGGCCAAGCGCTGGTCCCGTCTGGCccaaaggagagggggggggttggCCCTTGCCTCTCACAGGCTGCGTGGGGGGAAACGGACGGAGCAACAGACAGCCGCTCCGCCTTGACCCCACTGCCCTTTCCTCCCCTCCAGGCATCGGCATGAGAAGAGCCGCTCTCCTCGCTGCGGTGGCCTTGGTGCTCCGGGCAGCATCAGCCCTGAAAATCTGCACTTTCAACATCCGGAGTTTTGGAGACACCAAACTGTCGGACGAGAGCATCTCCAAAACCATTGTGAAG ATCCTGTCCCGCTACAACCTGGTCCTGGTGCAAGAGGTGAGGGATGCTGACCTCAGCGCAGTCCAGGAACTGCTGGAGCGGCTCAACAG GGCCTCCAAGCACTCTTACGACTACGTGGCCAGCGAATCGTTGGGCCGGGAGAACTACAAAGAGATGTACCTCTTCCTGTACAG GACAAAGAGCTTCTCCCTCGTGGACCAGCACCAGTACCCCAACCCCGACAGCACCTTCAGCAGGCCTCCATTCATCGTGAAGGTGGCGGCTGCTGGCTCAA GGAATGAGCTGGTGCTGGTTCCCCTTCACACCCCACCCACTGAGGCTGTGGCGGAAATCGATGCGCTTTACGACGTCTACCTGGAGATCATTGACAAGTGGCAGACGGAC AACATCATGTTCCTGGGGGATTTCAATGCCGACTGCAGCTACGTGGGCAAGAAGGACTGGAGCTCCATCCGCCTGCGCACCAGCCAGGTTTTCCACTGGCTCATCTCAGACGACATGGACACCACTGTGGGCAACTCCGACTGTGCCTACGACAG GATTGTTGTGAGTGGCTCAAAACTCAGGAAGTGGATCGTGCCCAGGTCCGCCAAGGTGTTTGACTTCCCGAAGGCCTTCAAGCTGACTCAGGAGGAG GCTCTGGCTGTTAGCGATCACTTCCCCGTGGAGGTGGAGCTGACCTCCCCCTGA
- the LOC139172417 gene encoding deoxyribonuclease-1-like 2 isoform X5, which yields MRRAALLAAVALVLRAASALKICTFNIRSFGDTKLSDESISKTIVKILSRYNLVLVQEVRDADLSAVQELLERLNRASKHSYDYVASESLGRENYKEMYLFLYRTKSFSLVDQHQYPNPDSTFSRPPFIVKVAAAGSRNELVLVPLHTPPTEAVAEIDALYDVYLEIIDKWQTDNIMFLGDFNADCSYVGKKDWSSIRLRTSQVFHWLISDDMDTTVGNSDCAYDRIVVSGSKLRKWIVPRSAKVFDFPKAFKLTQEEALAVSDHFPVEVELTSP from the exons ATGAGAAGAGCCGCTCTCCTCGCTGCGGTGGCCTTGGTGCTCCGGGCAGCATCAGCCCTGAAAATCTGCACTTTCAACATCCGGAGTTTTGGAGACACCAAACTGTCGGACGAGAGCATCTCCAAAACCATTGTGAAG ATCCTGTCCCGCTACAACCTGGTCCTGGTGCAAGAGGTGAGGGATGCTGACCTCAGCGCAGTCCAGGAACTGCTGGAGCGGCTCAACAG GGCCTCCAAGCACTCTTACGACTACGTGGCCAGCGAATCGTTGGGCCGGGAGAACTACAAAGAGATGTACCTCTTCCTGTACAG GACAAAGAGCTTCTCCCTCGTGGACCAGCACCAGTACCCCAACCCCGACAGCACCTTCAGCAGGCCTCCATTCATCGTGAAGGTGGCGGCTGCTGGCTCAA GGAATGAGCTGGTGCTGGTTCCCCTTCACACCCCACCCACTGAGGCTGTGGCGGAAATCGATGCGCTTTACGACGTCTACCTGGAGATCATTGACAAGTGGCAGACGGAC AACATCATGTTCCTGGGGGATTTCAATGCCGACTGCAGCTACGTGGGCAAGAAGGACTGGAGCTCCATCCGCCTGCGCACCAGCCAGGTTTTCCACTGGCTCATCTCAGACGACATGGACACCACTGTGGGCAACTCCGACTGTGCCTACGACAG GATTGTTGTGAGTGGCTCAAAACTCAGGAAGTGGATCGTGCCCAGGTCCGCCAAGGTGTTTGACTTCCCGAAGGCCTTCAAGCTGACTCAGGAGGAG GCTCTGGCTGTTAGCGATCACTTCCCCGTGGAGGTGGAGCTGACCTCCCCCTGA
- the LOC139172417 gene encoding deoxyribonuclease-1-like isoform X2: protein MAPSLLQDTAMRTLLLALLGAAPFLQLTCPLRIGAFNIRAFGDKKLSNQTVSSSIVRILTAYDLALIQEVRDADLSAVKKLMQLLNGASPDPFGYLVSKPLGRNSYKERYLFIYRQQRVSPVESYHYDDGCEPCGNDTFSREPFIAKFAVRHAAVEELVLVPLHSAPRAAVAEIDALYDVYQDVKGRWGPTDALLLGDFNAGCTYVHEADWPSIRLRSSPDFQWLIPDTVDTTVTHTICAYDRIVAVGSKLRESIQPATSKVDNFQKTLMLSSQDALAISDHFPVEVTLRSS, encoded by the exons ATggccccttctctcctccaggacACAGCCATGAGGACCCTCCTGCTGGCACTCCTGGGGGCGGCTCCCTTCTTGCAGCTCACCTGCCCCTTGAGAATCGGCGCTTTCAACATCAGGGCTTTTGGGGACAAAAAACTCTCCAACCAGACCGTCTCCAGCTCCATTGTCCGA ATACTGACTGCCTACGACCTTGCCCTGATCCAGGAAGTCCGAGACGCTGACCTGAGTGCGGTCAAGAAGCTGATGCAGCTACTCAATGG GGCATCGCCAGATCCCTTCGGCTATTTGGTCAGCAAACCTCTGGGGCGCAACAGCTATAAGGAGCGGTACCTCTTCATTTACAG GCAGCAGAGGGTCTCACCAGTGGAGAGCTACCATTACGATGACGGCTGTGAGCCCTGCGGCAACGACACCTTCAGCAGGGAGCCCTTCATCGCTAAGTTTGCTGTCCGTCATGCGG CAGTGGAAGAGCTGGTCCTGGTGCCCCTGCACTCAGCCCCCAGAGCCGCAGTGGCCGAGATCGACGCGCTCTACGACGTCTACCAGGATGTGAAAGGCAGGTGGGGGCCCACA GATGCCCTCCTCCTGGGAGACTTCAATGCTGGCTGTACGTACGTCCATGAGGCGGACTGGCCCTCCATCCGCCTGCGCTCCAGCCCGGACTTCCAGTGGCTCATCCCAGACACGGTGGACACCACGGTGACCCACACCATCTGTGCCTACGACAG GATTGTGGCCGTGGGCTCCAAGCTGCGAGAGAGCATCCAGCCTGCAACCTCCAAAGTGGACAACTTCCAGAAGACCCTGATGCTGAGCTCCCAGGAT GCCCTGGCAATAAGTGACCATTTCCCAGTGGAGGTGACCCTGAGGTCCAGCTGA
- the LOC139172417 gene encoding deoxyribonuclease-1-like isoform X6, giving the protein MQLLNGASPDPFGYLVSKPLGRNSYKERYLFIYRQQRVSPVESYHYDDGCEPCGNDTFSREPFIAKFAVRHAAVEELVLVPLHSAPRAAVAEIDALYDVYQDVKGRWGPTDALLLGDFNAGCTYVHEADWPSIRLRSSPDFQWLIPDTVDTTVTHTICAYDRIVAVGSKLRESIQPATSKVDNFQKTLMLSSQDALAISDHFPVEVTLRSS; this is encoded by the exons ATGCAGCTACTCAATGG GGCATCGCCAGATCCCTTCGGCTATTTGGTCAGCAAACCTCTGGGGCGCAACAGCTATAAGGAGCGGTACCTCTTCATTTACAG GCAGCAGAGGGTCTCACCAGTGGAGAGCTACCATTACGATGACGGCTGTGAGCCCTGCGGCAACGACACCTTCAGCAGGGAGCCCTTCATCGCTAAGTTTGCTGTCCGTCATGCGG CAGTGGAAGAGCTGGTCCTGGTGCCCCTGCACTCAGCCCCCAGAGCCGCAGTGGCCGAGATCGACGCGCTCTACGACGTCTACCAGGATGTGAAAGGCAGGTGGGGGCCCACA GATGCCCTCCTCCTGGGAGACTTCAATGCTGGCTGTACGTACGTCCATGAGGCGGACTGGCCCTCCATCCGCCTGCGCTCCAGCCCGGACTTCCAGTGGCTCATCCCAGACACGGTGGACACCACGGTGACCCACACCATCTGTGCCTACGACAG GATTGTGGCCGTGGGCTCCAAGCTGCGAGAGAGCATCCAGCCTGCAACCTCCAAAGTGGACAACTTCCAGAAGACCCTGATGCTGAGCTCCCAGGAT GCCCTGGCAATAAGTGACCATTTCCCAGTGGAGGTGACCCTGAGGTCCAGCTGA
- the LOC139172417 gene encoding deoxyribonuclease-1-like isoform X4, translating into MRTLLLALLGAAPFLQLTCPLRIGAFNIRAFGDKKLSNQTVSSSIVRILTAYDLALIQEVRDADLSAVKKLMQLLNGASPDPFGYLVSKPLGRNSYKERYLFIYRQQRVSPVESYHYDDGCEPCGNDTFSREPFIAKFAVRHAAVEELVLVPLHSAPRAAVAEIDALYDVYQDVKGRWGPTDALLLGDFNAGCTYVHEADWPSIRLRSSPDFQWLIPDTVDTTVTHTICAYDRIVAVGSKLRESIQPATSKVDNFQKTLMLSSQDALAISDHFPVEVTLRSS; encoded by the exons ATGAGGACCCTCCTGCTGGCACTCCTGGGGGCGGCTCCCTTCTTGCAGCTCACCTGCCCCTTGAGAATCGGCGCTTTCAACATCAGGGCTTTTGGGGACAAAAAACTCTCCAACCAGACCGTCTCCAGCTCCATTGTCCGA ATACTGACTGCCTACGACCTTGCCCTGATCCAGGAAGTCCGAGACGCTGACCTGAGTGCGGTCAAGAAGCTGATGCAGCTACTCAATGG GGCATCGCCAGATCCCTTCGGCTATTTGGTCAGCAAACCTCTGGGGCGCAACAGCTATAAGGAGCGGTACCTCTTCATTTACAG GCAGCAGAGGGTCTCACCAGTGGAGAGCTACCATTACGATGACGGCTGTGAGCCCTGCGGCAACGACACCTTCAGCAGGGAGCCCTTCATCGCTAAGTTTGCTGTCCGTCATGCGG CAGTGGAAGAGCTGGTCCTGGTGCCCCTGCACTCAGCCCCCAGAGCCGCAGTGGCCGAGATCGACGCGCTCTACGACGTCTACCAGGATGTGAAAGGCAGGTGGGGGCCCACA GATGCCCTCCTCCTGGGAGACTTCAATGCTGGCTGTACGTACGTCCATGAGGCGGACTGGCCCTCCATCCGCCTGCGCTCCAGCCCGGACTTCCAGTGGCTCATCCCAGACACGGTGGACACCACGGTGACCCACACCATCTGTGCCTACGACAG GATTGTGGCCGTGGGCTCCAAGCTGCGAGAGAGCATCCAGCCTGCAACCTCCAAAGTGGACAACTTCCAGAAGACCCTGATGCTGAGCTCCCAGGAT GCCCTGGCAATAAGTGACCATTTCCCAGTGGAGGTGACCCTGAGGTCCAGCTGA
- the LOC139172417 gene encoding deoxyribonuclease-1-like isoform X3, translating into MAPSLLQDTAMRTLLLALLGAAPFLQLTCPLRIGAFNIRAFGDKKLSNQTVSSSIVRILTAYDLALIQEVRDADLSAVKKLMQLLNGASPDPFGYLVSKPLGRNSYKERYLFIYRQQRVSPVESYHYDDGCEPCGNDTFSREPFIAKFAVRHAVEELVLVPLHSAPRAAVAEIDALYDVYQDVKGRWGPTDALLLGDFNAGCTYVHEADWPSIRLRSSPDFQWLIPDTVDTTVTHTICAYDRIVAVGSKLRESIQPATSKVDNFQKTLMLSSQDALAISDHFPVEVTLRSS; encoded by the exons ATggccccttctctcctccaggacACAGCCATGAGGACCCTCCTGCTGGCACTCCTGGGGGCGGCTCCCTTCTTGCAGCTCACCTGCCCCTTGAGAATCGGCGCTTTCAACATCAGGGCTTTTGGGGACAAAAAACTCTCCAACCAGACCGTCTCCAGCTCCATTGTCCGA ATACTGACTGCCTACGACCTTGCCCTGATCCAGGAAGTCCGAGACGCTGACCTGAGTGCGGTCAAGAAGCTGATGCAGCTACTCAATGG GGCATCGCCAGATCCCTTCGGCTATTTGGTCAGCAAACCTCTGGGGCGCAACAGCTATAAGGAGCGGTACCTCTTCATTTACAG GCAGCAGAGGGTCTCACCAGTGGAGAGCTACCATTACGATGACGGCTGTGAGCCCTGCGGCAACGACACCTTCAGCAGGGAGCCCTTCATCGCTAAGTTTGCTGTCCGTCATGCGG TGGAAGAGCTGGTCCTGGTGCCCCTGCACTCAGCCCCCAGAGCCGCAGTGGCCGAGATCGACGCGCTCTACGACGTCTACCAGGATGTGAAAGGCAGGTGGGGGCCCACA GATGCCCTCCTCCTGGGAGACTTCAATGCTGGCTGTACGTACGTCCATGAGGCGGACTGGCCCTCCATCCGCCTGCGCTCCAGCCCGGACTTCCAGTGGCTCATCCCAGACACGGTGGACACCACGGTGACCCACACCATCTGTGCCTACGACAG GATTGTGGCCGTGGGCTCCAAGCTGCGAGAGAGCATCCAGCCTGCAACCTCCAAAGTGGACAACTTCCAGAAGACCCTGATGCTGAGCTCCCAGGAT GCCCTGGCAATAAGTGACCATTTCCCAGTGGAGGTGACCCTGAGGTCCAGCTGA
- the INTS15 gene encoding integrator complex subunit 15 isoform X2, with translation MSEVRHALLRRDALSAAKEALYHLDVVVSGQLQSAAAMPGGEAGPVELLEEFVFQAPQERGGGAQPKEQSKEAVRQVVFSALFAPQGNKADDSRMALLGKLVSVAVAVGRVPVLECVASWLQRTPAVYCVRLARALVDDYCSLGPGSVQTLQHIFSASPRFCCQFITAVALLYDLSSDDLIPSPDLLEMVVSWIYEDPRLILITFLNTPIVTSPPIGFLELTPLCGLICWCVKAPLAYKRRKPPASNGALGGKMDLPDSFERDCHLLYSKLHLSILQVLMLLQGHLTEKNLYGRLGLVTGEQMASLVEDVRLLSDQLNPVYAAKEIEMALDRLAQVLQVAMASGVLLWTRENLRTVCSGLPHNNLLQLVISGPVQPPAHAALPPGFYPPIHTPPLGYPAHAALPAHPVQAFMPGMAFPYRPIR, from the exons ATGAGCGAGGTCCGCCACGCGCTGCTCCGCCGGGACGCGCTGAGCGCCGCCAAAGAGGCGCTCTACCACCTGGACGTGGTGGTCAGCGGGCAGCTGCAGAGCGCGGCGGCCATGCCGGGCGGCGAGGCGGGCCCGGTGGAGCTGCTGGAGGAGTTCGTCTTCCAGGCGCCGCAGGAGCGCGGGGGCGGGGCGCAGCCCAAG GAGCAGAGCAAGGAGGCGGTGAGGCAGGTGGTCTTCTCGGCGCTCTTCGCCCCGCAGGGCAACAAGGCGGACGACAGCCGCATGGCGCTGCTGGGCAAGCTGGTCTCCGTGGCCGTGGCCGTCGGGCGGGTGCCAGTGCTCGAGTGCGTGGCCTCCTGGCTCCAG CGCACCCCGGCCGTCTACTGCGTGAGGCTGGCGCGGGCGCTAGTGGACGACTACTGCAGCCTGGGGCCGGGCTCTGTGCAGACCCTGCAGCACATCTTCAGCGCCAGCCCGCGATTCTGCTGCCAGTTCATCACCGCCGTCGCCCTGCTGTACGACCTGTCCTCAG ATGACCTCATCCCTTCCCCCGATTTGCTGGAGATGGTCGTCTCCTGGATCTACGAAGACCCCCGGTTGATCCTGATCACCTTTCTGAACACACCAATTGTAACAAGCCCCCCCATTGGCTTTCTGGAGCTCACCCCCCTCTGTGGCCTGATCTGCTGGTGTGTGAAAGCCCCGTTGGCTTACAAGAGGCGGAAGCCGCCTGCCTCCAATGGGGCTCTTGGCGGGAAGATGGACTTGCCCGACAGCTTTGAGAGGGACTGCCACCTGCTATACTCCAAGCTGCACCTCAGCATCCTTCAGGTGCTGATGCTGCTTCAGGGGCACTTGACCGAGAAGAACCTGTACGGACGCCTTGGGCTGGTGACTGGGGAGCAAATGGCTTCCCTGGTGGAGGACGTCCGTCTTCTCTCTGACCAGCTGAACCCTGTCTACGCGGCCAAGGAGATCGAGATGGCACTGGACCGGCTGGCCCAGGTCTTGCAGGTGGCCATGGCCTCCGGAGTGCTGCTCTGGACAAGAG AGAATCTAAGGACAGTGTGCTCTGGGCTGCCACATAACAA CTTGCTCCAGCTGGTGATTTCGGGTCCGGTCCAACCGCCAGCCCATGCTGCTCTGCCCCCAGGATTTTACCCCCCCATCCATACCCCTCCGCTTGGATACCCTGCCCACGCCGCTCTCCCTGCTCATCCTGTGCAGGCCTTCATGCCAGGCATGGCATTTCCATACCGGCCCATTCGCTAA
- the INTS15 gene encoding integrator complex subunit 15 isoform X1, giving the protein MSEVRHALLRRDALSAAKEALYHLDVVVSGQLQSAAAMPGGEAGPVELLEEFVFQAPQERGGGAQPKRLSAVQELQLLETLCGYFQEQSKEAVRQVVFSALFAPQGNKADDSRMALLGKLVSVAVAVGRVPVLECVASWLQRTPAVYCVRLARALVDDYCSLGPGSVQTLQHIFSASPRFCCQFITAVALLYDLSSDDLIPSPDLLEMVVSWIYEDPRLILITFLNTPIVTSPPIGFLELTPLCGLICWCVKAPLAYKRRKPPASNGALGGKMDLPDSFERDCHLLYSKLHLSILQVLMLLQGHLTEKNLYGRLGLVTGEQMASLVEDVRLLSDQLNPVYAAKEIEMALDRLAQVLQVAMASGVLLWTRENLRTVCSGLPHNNLLQLVISGPVQPPAHAALPPGFYPPIHTPPLGYPAHAALPAHPVQAFMPGMAFPYRPIR; this is encoded by the exons ATGAGCGAGGTCCGCCACGCGCTGCTCCGCCGGGACGCGCTGAGCGCCGCCAAAGAGGCGCTCTACCACCTGGACGTGGTGGTCAGCGGGCAGCTGCAGAGCGCGGCGGCCATGCCGGGCGGCGAGGCGGGCCCGGTGGAGCTGCTGGAGGAGTTCGTCTTCCAGGCGCCGCAGGAGCGCGGGGGCGGGGCGCAGCCCAAG AGGCTGTCGGCAGTGCAGGAGCTGCAGCTGCTGGAGACGCTGTGCGGCTACTTCCAGGAGCAGAGCAAGGAGGCGGTGAGGCAGGTGGTCTTCTCGGCGCTCTTCGCCCCGCAGGGCAACAAGGCGGACGACAGCCGCATGGCGCTGCTGGGCAAGCTGGTCTCCGTGGCCGTGGCCGTCGGGCGGGTGCCAGTGCTCGAGTGCGTGGCCTCCTGGCTCCAG CGCACCCCGGCCGTCTACTGCGTGAGGCTGGCGCGGGCGCTAGTGGACGACTACTGCAGCCTGGGGCCGGGCTCTGTGCAGACCCTGCAGCACATCTTCAGCGCCAGCCCGCGATTCTGCTGCCAGTTCATCACCGCCGTCGCCCTGCTGTACGACCTGTCCTCAG ATGACCTCATCCCTTCCCCCGATTTGCTGGAGATGGTCGTCTCCTGGATCTACGAAGACCCCCGGTTGATCCTGATCACCTTTCTGAACACACCAATTGTAACAAGCCCCCCCATTGGCTTTCTGGAGCTCACCCCCCTCTGTGGCCTGATCTGCTGGTGTGTGAAAGCCCCGTTGGCTTACAAGAGGCGGAAGCCGCCTGCCTCCAATGGGGCTCTTGGCGGGAAGATGGACTTGCCCGACAGCTTTGAGAGGGACTGCCACCTGCTATACTCCAAGCTGCACCTCAGCATCCTTCAGGTGCTGATGCTGCTTCAGGGGCACTTGACCGAGAAGAACCTGTACGGACGCCTTGGGCTGGTGACTGGGGAGCAAATGGCTTCCCTGGTGGAGGACGTCCGTCTTCTCTCTGACCAGCTGAACCCTGTCTACGCGGCCAAGGAGATCGAGATGGCACTGGACCGGCTGGCCCAGGTCTTGCAGGTGGCCATGGCCTCCGGAGTGCTGCTCTGGACAAGAG AGAATCTAAGGACAGTGTGCTCTGGGCTGCCACATAACAA CTTGCTCCAGCTGGTGATTTCGGGTCCGGTCCAACCGCCAGCCCATGCTGCTCTGCCCCCAGGATTTTACCCCCCCATCCATACCCCTCCGCTTGGATACCCTGCCCACGCCGCTCTCCCTGCTCATCCTGTGCAGGCCTTCATGCCAGGCATGGCATTTCCATACCGGCCCATTCGCTAA
- the NAA60 gene encoding N-alpha-acetyltransferase 60, with protein sequence MTEEVPSTALSEIDLRLLCHDDIDTVKQLCGDWFPIEYPDSWYQDITSNQKFFSLAATYRGTIVGMIVAEIKSRAKVHKEDGDILASGFPADTHVAYILSLGVVKEFRKHGIGSLLLESLKDHISTTAQDHCKAIYLHVLTTNNTAIHFYENRDFKQHHYLPYYYSIRGVLKDGFTYVLYINGGHPPWTIFDCLQHLGSTLANLSPCTIPQRIYRQAQNILCSLLPWSGISAKSGIEYSRTM encoded by the exons ATGACAGAGGAGGTGCCTTCGACTGCACTCAGTGAGATAGACCTTCGTCTTTTGTGTCATGATGACATAGACACGGTCAAACAGCTCTGTGGTGATTGGTTCCCCATCGA ATATCCTGACTCATGGTATCAGGACATTACTTCCAACCAAAAGTTTTTTTCCCTGGCTGCGACTTATCGTGGCACCATTGTGGGCATGATAGTTGCTGAGATCAAGAGTCGAGCCAAAGTGCACAAAGAG GATGGTGATATTTTAGCTTCTGGTTTTCCAGCTGATACTCACGTTGCTTACATTCTAAGCCTGGGAGTGGTGAAAGAATTTCGAAAGCATGGCATAG GTTCTCTTCTGCTGGAAAGCCTGAAAGATCACATTTCGACCACTGCCCAGGATCACTGCAAGGCCATTTACCTGCACGTCCTGACCACCAACAACACGGCCATACACTTCTACGAAAACAGAGACTTTAAGCAGCACCACTACCTGCCCTACTATTATTCCATCCGAGGGGTCCTCAAAGATGGCTTCACCTACGTCCTCTACATCAATGGGGGACACCCGCCGTGGACAATTTT CGACTGTCTGCAGCACCTCGGCTCGACTTTGGCCAATCTGAGCCCCTGCACAATTCCCCAGCGGATTTATCGCCAGGCCCAGAACATCCTCTGCAGCCTTTTGCCTTGGTCGGGCATTTCAGCCAAGAGTGGCATTGAATACAGCCGGACCATGTGA